A genomic segment from Ruegeria sp. TM1040 encodes:
- a CDS encoding phage head completion protein, with amino-acid sequence MRLIERVAFDELVGGGDSFGGKDKEPIERFSTRAEFTYLRGGEKVQAGRLSGTQAIVATVRKSVSTAVIGTDGTTRWQLRDIGKGTVYNIRAVEPNREKPRQYLDFICESGT; translated from the coding sequence ATGAGGCTGATCGAGCGCGTGGCCTTTGACGAGCTTGTCGGCGGCGGTGACAGCTTCGGTGGGAAAGACAAAGAGCCGATTGAGCGCTTCAGCACCCGCGCCGAATTCACCTACCTGCGCGGTGGGGAGAAGGTTCAGGCTGGGCGGCTGTCTGGCACGCAGGCCATCGTCGCCACCGTGCGTAAGTCGGTATCCACGGCGGTTATCGGCACCGATGGCACCACTCGGTGGCAGTTGCGGGATATCGGTAAGGGCACTGTTTACAACATCCGCGCGGTGGAGCCGAACCGGGAAAAGCCGCGCCAGTATCTAGATTTCATCTGCGAGAGTGGCACATGA
- a CDS encoding tail tape measure protein, which translates to MSAIPVGALRAEASLETASFEAGSARARKALGYLRTGFEETSRDALRHAEGMARSWDDGFKKAASAAQKQIDALTGVERASNSASASAKLWAGQLDRQAKSFDRLRSTLDPVYASSKRYEAAVEQAENAVRSGLVTQQEANRVLQLAEQRYLGTSSAADKASTPTRGFLGLFSKERSHDLRQIGLQLSQVGQQGSVTGDYLGAAAIQAADIGAMFGIAGIAAGTLISVLGPMAVGLLEVGDASREMEEQSRLNSEAMGELVGALDDYTLYADAARRGTLELIEEFGIFAEDVKETYEYLSGVSIKRALDGLQTENFDLFANLSDAASAISAMEDALAALERNKSIGATSEQIQTFKENFEALEEDAYVAAQAVGLMPEEIRAIKAGFDELRGAQALEDIQRESKEALDIIREFYPEGQKLPSALTDAVVQLEAIITASSRAVSDTEEATSQTIRWADAMMGVNSEIQAIMSSLSAIGGGMLSNAAKFVEIEALQAGKSIKAARQEAELFNRETDWNARSQGANVFELMAIEAERWVFRSGQAADIMLDKEREAARERERALNKVSSASGKSTKALENELKALKASLDPMEAYRQELEKLAKFQGILSEDEMARAMRDLNVELADSLPLVGDLTDGLVDGLFNGFTDGLDGILDTFENWLKQMISVALKNEIVVPFMAAFSGGGAVAGGVAQAAAGGGSGLLGNVLGLGSGGAFSGAVSGISSGLGGVLSGGGLGSSFANLGGLVTGSVGGWGAVGAALPALGAVAAAVSFFTTKTKHLDNGLRVTADNMGTLVEEFDKVQKSRFWGLSKKVSLTFEEADEATAAPIRKSIEDITTSIGAAGAQLGLTADNFSSWSTQIQVSLKGLDEAARNAEIQRIFDTVADQFSYAALGSFNEAMGGRLIREGEDAAATLDALVSSITSANQAMELLNGAMFETSVYGADMARQLIDAAGGLDTFNASVNSYFTNFYSQEEQLTSRTGLLADQFEALNVAMPATKEAFRDLVEAQDLSTEEGRVLYAGLLNLSGEFANLSQLSEELYGSASLAASGISALVRSFSSDVLGAEDELADAQATALVEYNNVMRIMDLQIRSAQSARDSIKGIFDILSDGLGARTPLELEAQRLQRERLKTELSAGIDDPQRLREVVQGLNAPAEQFFSTYADFAYDYARTSALMDEQKGIAEEQLTEAEQQLRVLENQKRAIEELYGPLLGIDQNTDNLEEAMERLETAMLGVEAAMLRVEDSMYALAQALLSAVSGIGGTGGLMGLGRDAFDQFSFDRTNGILSEKGAGVLDGVAAQINGLYQDVFGRNVDVSGLDFYGDLLQSGQVKAGRIQYDLMTSGEAQTGVTPGFGNIGSAAQPVDPVEALYGSMLGRAADPAGVEFWKSTGLQGEALINAFRDGALAAGDTPSFDGGGYTGSGPRVGGIDGKGGFLAMLHPRETVIDHTRTNRSGGQAEGDSSAVVQELRKIGERLAVLESHARATTYNTGKAMRTQTKWDRDGVPKERTE; encoded by the coding sequence ATGTCTGCAATCCCAGTTGGCGCCCTGCGCGCCGAAGCATCGTTGGAAACCGCCTCTTTTGAGGCCGGTAGTGCTCGGGCGCGCAAGGCACTTGGTTATCTGCGTACTGGTTTCGAAGAGACCAGCCGAGATGCATTGCGTCACGCCGAAGGGATGGCGCGGTCTTGGGATGATGGTTTCAAGAAAGCAGCTTCTGCGGCACAGAAGCAAATCGATGCGCTGACAGGTGTGGAGCGGGCGTCCAACTCGGCTTCGGCTTCTGCAAAGCTGTGGGCAGGGCAATTAGATCGGCAAGCCAAATCCTTTGATCGGCTGCGCTCAACGCTCGATCCTGTCTACGCCTCATCCAAGCGATATGAGGCTGCGGTAGAGCAGGCTGAAAACGCTGTGCGTTCCGGCCTTGTCACGCAGCAAGAAGCAAACCGCGTGCTGCAGCTGGCAGAGCAGCGATATTTGGGCACGTCGTCAGCGGCCGATAAGGCTTCCACGCCAACGAGAGGCTTTCTTGGGCTGTTTTCCAAGGAACGAAGCCATGATCTGAGGCAGATTGGCCTTCAGCTGAGCCAGGTGGGCCAACAAGGATCTGTTACTGGTGACTATCTCGGAGCCGCAGCAATTCAGGCTGCCGATATTGGCGCCATGTTCGGTATTGCCGGTATTGCAGCCGGTACCCTGATCAGCGTGCTGGGGCCAATGGCTGTTGGGCTACTCGAGGTAGGTGATGCTTCAAGGGAAATGGAGGAACAGTCTCGCCTGAATTCTGAAGCGATGGGCGAGCTTGTTGGGGCGCTCGACGATTACACGCTGTATGCTGACGCCGCGCGTCGTGGAACTCTGGAGCTAATAGAAGAGTTTGGCATCTTTGCTGAGGACGTCAAAGAGACCTACGAGTATCTCTCTGGGGTCTCGATAAAGCGCGCACTGGATGGTTTGCAAACTGAGAACTTTGATCTTTTTGCGAACCTGAGTGATGCTGCATCTGCCATTTCTGCCATGGAAGATGCACTTGCCGCGTTGGAGCGAAACAAGTCGATCGGAGCCACCTCTGAACAGATCCAAACATTCAAGGAGAACTTCGAGGCACTTGAAGAGGATGCTTATGTAGCCGCTCAAGCCGTCGGGCTCATGCCCGAAGAAATTCGCGCTATCAAGGCAGGCTTTGACGAGCTTCGTGGAGCACAAGCGCTTGAGGACATCCAAAGAGAGTCCAAAGAAGCCCTAGATATCATTCGAGAGTTCTACCCTGAGGGACAAAAGCTGCCTTCAGCTTTGACAGATGCAGTAGTTCAGCTGGAGGCCATCATTACGGCATCTAGCAGGGCTGTGTCCGACACCGAGGAGGCCACCTCTCAGACGATACGCTGGGCCGACGCCATGATGGGTGTCAACTCTGAGATCCAAGCGATCATGTCGTCACTGTCTGCAATCGGCGGCGGCATGCTCTCTAACGCGGCGAAATTCGTGGAAATCGAAGCGCTGCAAGCCGGTAAGTCGATCAAGGCAGCGCGCCAAGAGGCCGAGCTATTCAATCGAGAGACCGATTGGAACGCCCGCTCGCAAGGTGCGAATGTTTTTGAGCTGATGGCGATTGAGGCAGAGAGATGGGTTTTCCGCTCGGGACAGGCTGCGGATATCATGCTGGATAAAGAGCGCGAAGCCGCTCGCGAGAGAGAGCGTGCACTGAACAAGGTGTCCTCTGCCAGCGGCAAGTCCACCAAGGCGCTTGAAAACGAGCTTAAGGCTCTCAAAGCATCTCTCGACCCAATGGAGGCTTATCGGCAAGAGCTGGAAAAACTGGCTAAGTTCCAAGGTATTTTGTCCGAGGATGAAATGGCGCGTGCGATGCGCGATCTGAATGTCGAACTGGCCGACTCATTGCCGCTTGTCGGTGATCTGACAGACGGCCTCGTGGATGGCCTTTTCAACGGCTTCACCGACGGTCTCGACGGCATCTTGGATACCTTCGAGAACTGGCTCAAGCAGATGATCTCGGTGGCACTGAAAAACGAGATCGTCGTTCCGTTCATGGCCGCGTTCAGCGGTGGCGGAGCCGTGGCCGGTGGGGTCGCCCAGGCCGCAGCCGGGGGCGGTAGTGGCCTGCTTGGCAACGTCCTTGGACTGGGCAGTGGTGGTGCGTTCAGCGGTGCTGTGAGTGGAATTTCCTCGGGCCTTGGCGGCGTGCTGTCAGGTGGTGGCCTTGGGTCCAGTTTTGCGAACCTGGGTGGTCTGGTGACCGGTTCGGTGGGCGGCTGGGGCGCAGTAGGCGCGGCGCTACCCGCTCTGGGCGCTGTTGCTGCAGCGGTGAGCTTCTTCACCACCAAAACCAAGCACTTGGATAACGGCCTTCGCGTGACCGCCGATAATATGGGCACCTTGGTTGAAGAGTTCGACAAGGTGCAGAAGTCCCGCTTCTGGGGGCTCTCCAAAAAGGTCAGCCTCACCTTTGAGGAGGCAGATGAGGCTACGGCTGCGCCCATCCGCAAGTCCATTGAAGACATCACCACCTCAATTGGCGCTGCCGGTGCGCAGCTTGGTCTCACTGCTGATAATTTCTCAAGCTGGTCCACGCAGATCCAGGTCAGCCTCAAGGGGCTGGATGAGGCGGCGCGCAATGCTGAGATCCAGCGCATCTTCGATACCGTCGCCGATCAGTTCTCCTACGCGGCATTGGGGTCGTTCAATGAGGCCATGGGTGGCAGGCTGATCCGCGAAGGCGAAGACGCCGCGGCCACGCTGGATGCGCTTGTGTCCTCGATCACCTCGGCCAATCAGGCCATGGAACTGCTCAATGGGGCGATGTTTGAGACCTCGGTCTACGGCGCAGATATGGCGCGGCAACTGATCGATGCAGCCGGTGGCCTTGATACCTTCAATGCATCTGTGAACAGCTACTTCACCAACTTCTATAGCCAAGAAGAGCAGCTGACATCGCGCACAGGCTTGTTGGCAGATCAATTCGAGGCCTTGAATGTCGCCATGCCGGCCACCAAAGAGGCCTTCCGCGATCTGGTCGAGGCGCAGGATCTCAGCACAGAAGAGGGCAGGGTGCTTTATGCAGGTTTGCTTAACCTGTCCGGTGAGTTCGCCAATCTGAGCCAGCTTTCGGAAGAGCTGTATGGCTCTGCTTCGCTTGCTGCCAGCGGCATCTCTGCGCTGGTGCGCTCCTTCTCCAGTGACGTCTTGGGGGCGGAGGATGAACTCGCTGATGCGCAGGCCACAGCACTGGTCGAGTACAACAACGTTATGCGGATCATGGATCTGCAGATCCGATCGGCACAAAGCGCGCGTGACTCGATCAAAGGCATCTTCGATATCCTCTCGGATGGGCTGGGCGCCCGCACACCGCTTGAGCTTGAGGCGCAGCGCCTGCAGCGCGAACGGCTGAAGACGGAGCTTTCTGCCGGGATCGATGACCCACAGCGGCTGAGAGAGGTCGTGCAGGGCTTGAACGCGCCCGCAGAGCAGTTCTTCAGCACATACGCGGACTTCGCCTATGATTACGCCAGAACAAGCGCCCTCATGGATGAGCAGAAGGGCATCGCAGAGGAACAGCTCACAGAGGCAGAGCAGCAACTCCGGGTACTGGAGAACCAGAAGCGCGCGATCGAGGAACTCTATGGGCCACTGCTCGGGATAGACCAGAACACCGACAACCTGGAAGAGGCCATGGAGCGCTTGGAGACCGCCATGCTTGGCGTCGAGGCTGCCATGCTGCGTGTCGAGGACTCGATGTATGCGCTTGCTCAGGCCCTGCTCTCCGCAGTCTCGGGCATCGGGGGTACGGGCGGGCTGATGGGCCTGGGCCGGGACGCCTTCGACCAGTTCAGCTTTGACCGCACCAATGGCATTCTGAGCGAGAAAGGCGCGGGAGTGCTTGACGGCGTTGCCGCGCAGATCAACGGCCTTTACCAAGATGTCTTTGGCCGAAATGTCGATGTGTCTGGCTTGGACTTTTACGGCGACCTTCTGCAATCCGGACAGGTCAAGGCGGGCCGCATCCAGTACGATCTGATGACCTCGGGCGAGGCCCAGACGGGGGTGACACCGGGCTTTGGCAACATCGGCTCTGCAGCGCAGCCTGTTGATCCGGTTGAGGCACTGTATGGCTCGATGCTGGGCCGCGCGGCAGATCCAGCGGGTGTCGAATTCTGGAAGTCTACAGGCCTGCAGGGCGAGGCGCTTATCAACGCCTTCCGAGATGGGGCGCTGGCCGCTGGAGACACTCCCAGCTTCGATGGTGGTGGTTACACCGGCAGCGGACCGCGTGTTGGCGGTATCGATGGAAAGGGCGGCTTCCTCGCAATGCTGCATCCTCGTGAGACAGTTATCGATCACACGCGCACCAACCGTTCGGGTGGCCAAGCCGAGGGGGATAGCAGCGCAGTGGTTCAGGAATTGCGGAAAATCGGTGAACGGCTGGCGGTGCTGGAATCCCATGCGCGCGCAACGACTTACAACACGGGCAAGGCGATGCGGACGCAGACCAAATGGGACAGAGACGGTGTTCCGAAGGAGCGAACCGAATGA
- a CDS encoding DUF1353 domain-containing protein, whose protein sequence is MTGIGRSNWYIRHGDGYFTTTELAWEIGAKGSGLFIYVPPGFAFDVSIPRWAGWIFDRHDPRYLKAAALHDYALHRLGWGRVSAAAPFSEALRAAGVSRIRRLAMVLAVTIHKWR, encoded by the coding sequence ATGACGGGTATTGGCCGCAGTAACTGGTACATCCGCCACGGGGACGGATACTTCACCACAACTGAACTCGCATGGGAGATTGGAGCCAAGGGCTCCGGTCTCTTTATTTACGTGCCTCCGGGCTTTGCCTTTGACGTCTCGATTCCTCGCTGGGCCGGGTGGATCTTCGACCGGCACGATCCCCGCTATCTGAAAGCTGCTGCGCTGCATGATTACGCCCTCCACCGGCTCGGTTGGGGGCGGGTCAGCGCGGCTGCACCCTTTTCCGAAGCGCTGCGCGCCGCTGGCGTCTCGCGCATCCGCAGGCTGGCAATGGTTCTGGCCGTCACTATCCACAAATGGAGATGA
- a CDS encoding YncE family protein: MSDPTITPPPDAPSRQQPSTFSARGDAFFAWLVTFAAEVTTVISWVSEKVTEIAGSATAASDSAAAASTSASQAAQSALTASGAANYQGDYDAGSLYAVGESVSYTGSEFVKKTTAPAGTTPVDGTDWLEVGNAAVTSKALTLTGTSPALDLSAADFFDLTLTGDTTLSFVNPPVTGTVKNFTLKLTGGSENVGFALTSATYDGVSFSVGAQGTEPKSITFRPDGTKMFVSDGSTPDSIYQYSLSTAWDLSTASYDSASFNVTSQVGVVEGVEFSSDGTKMFVLDFNSDRVYQYTLSTAWDLSTGSYDSVSYLVPSPVTQPQGLAFNPDGTKMYVQGYGPNEGISQFTLSTAWDLSTASYDSVNFDFTAPSVSFAVNMSISSDGTKIFLQNSSSVIQYNLSTAWDLSTATYSGVSFSVSAQDTAMKHAVFKPDGTKMFVAGDANNSMFQYSADVDVDFTLTYPTIQWPGGVTPTVASGGDSDLIDFTTYDGGVVFYGTKRGDTYS, from the coding sequence ATGAGCGATCCGACGATCACACCGCCGCCAGATGCACCATCTCGTCAGCAGCCGTCTACCTTCTCCGCGCGGGGAGATGCGTTCTTTGCCTGGTTGGTCACATTTGCTGCTGAGGTAACAACTGTCATTTCGTGGGTCTCGGAAAAGGTCACCGAAATCGCGGGCAGCGCAACCGCAGCGTCTGATAGTGCGGCTGCGGCGTCTACAAGCGCCTCGCAAGCCGCGCAGTCTGCTCTGACCGCATCGGGTGCAGCGAATTACCAAGGCGACTATGACGCCGGTTCGCTATACGCGGTTGGCGAAAGTGTGTCCTACACGGGTAGCGAATTTGTCAAAAAGACCACTGCGCCTGCTGGGACTACGCCGGTTGATGGTACCGATTGGCTTGAGGTCGGGAACGCCGCAGTTACAAGCAAAGCCTTGACTTTAACCGGGACGTCTCCCGCTTTGGATTTGTCAGCTGCTGATTTCTTCGACTTGACCCTCACTGGCGACACGACGTTGTCTTTTGTTAATCCGCCTGTGACGGGTACCGTCAAAAACTTTACCCTGAAGCTGACAGGTGGTTCCGAGAACGTCGGTTTCGCTCTGACATCAGCGACGTACGACGGTGTTTCTTTTTCGGTAGGGGCACAGGGAACTGAACCAAAATCAATAACCTTCAGGCCAGACGGCACAAAGATGTTCGTCAGTGACGGCAGCACCCCGGACTCCATATACCAATATAGTCTGTCAACAGCTTGGGATTTATCCACCGCCAGTTACGACAGTGCCTCATTCAATGTGACTTCGCAGGTGGGAGTAGTTGAAGGCGTAGAGTTTAGTTCAGACGGGACGAAAATGTTCGTCCTCGATTTCAACAGTGACAGGGTCTACCAATACACTCTGTCAACAGCGTGGGACTTATCCACGGGAAGTTACGATAGTGTTTCGTACCTTGTGCCGTCACCGGTGACACAACCTCAAGGCTTGGCGTTTAACCCCGATGGTACAAAGATGTACGTGCAGGGGTACGGTCCGAATGAGGGGATTTCTCAGTTCACGCTCTCTACTGCGTGGGACTTGTCTACGGCTAGCTACGACAGCGTCAATTTTGACTTCACTGCGCCGTCTGTAAGTTTCGCTGTGAACATGTCCATCTCAAGCGACGGAACGAAGATATTTTTACAGAACTCCAGTTCTGTAATTCAGTACAACTTGTCGACAGCATGGGACTTGTCTACGGCGACCTACTCTGGGGTTTCGTTTTCCGTGTCCGCTCAAGACACTGCGATGAAACACGCAGTTTTCAAACCAGATGGTACAAAAATGTTCGTTGCGGGGGACGCCAACAACTCGATGTTTCAGTACTCCGCTGATGTCGACGTTGATTTCACTTTGACCTACCCGACGATACAGTGGCCGGGCGGCGTCACCCCTACAGTTGCGTCAGGTGGCGACTCGGATCTGATAGACTTCACCACTTATGATGGAGGTGTCGTCTTTTACGGCACGAAGCGAGGAGACACTTACTCATGA
- a CDS encoding head-tail connector protein: MKFRPILTAPPAESPVTLDEVKAQATVDFADDDALLTGLRDAAVAYLDGFRGVLGRAMVTQTWQVQRASWAREMCLPVPDVSAVAISYADAEGAEQTVAAEHVDRLPVATGTLVHLSDDFGLPTLESGNPAPITVQFTCGFGAAADVPANLKLAVKALAATWYETRTTEPSEALPMGVEALIRPYRWVAI; the protein is encoded by the coding sequence GTGAAGTTCCGCCCCATTCTCACCGCGCCCCCGGCCGAAAGCCCCGTCACGCTGGACGAGGTGAAGGCACAGGCAACCGTCGATTTCGCCGACGATGATGCCCTTCTGACCGGCCTGCGGGACGCGGCTGTTGCGTATCTTGACGGCTTCCGCGGCGTTCTGGGGCGGGCCATGGTCACGCAGACGTGGCAGGTGCAGCGTGCGTCCTGGGCGCGCGAAATGTGCCTGCCGGTGCCGGATGTTTCCGCCGTGGCGATCAGTTACGCGGATGCGGAAGGGGCCGAGCAGACGGTTGCGGCGGAGCATGTCGACCGGCTTCCGGTCGCGACCGGCACGCTGGTTCACCTGTCCGATGATTTCGGCCTACCGACGCTGGAGAGCGGCAACCCGGCGCCGATCACCGTGCAATTCACCTGCGGGTTTGGTGCGGCGGCCGATGTGCCGGCGAACCTGAAACTGGCAGTCAAGGCGCTGGCAGCCACATGGTACGAGACCCGCACCACGGAGCCGAGCGAGGCGCTGCCGATGGGTGTCGAGGCGCTAATCCGGCCCTATCGCTGGGTGGCGATCTGA
- a CDS encoding HK97 gp10 family phage protein gives MKASFKVEGLREIDNALAALPKATSKAVVRRALSKELQPVADMANGLWPGADDSAFAVSSKLKRNLQKAKSSTTAVTMYVGATPSAPHSHLLEFGTEPRFHESGKYVGAVSPRPMLTPSWDAFRGQILEGLAASLREEIEATLARRAKRGF, from the coding sequence ATGAAGGCGTCATTCAAGGTCGAGGGGCTTCGAGAGATCGACAATGCACTGGCGGCGCTGCCCAAGGCCACCTCCAAGGCGGTTGTGCGCCGCGCGCTGTCGAAGGAGCTGCAGCCGGTCGCAGATATGGCGAACGGGCTATGGCCTGGCGCCGACGACAGTGCATTCGCTGTTTCCTCCAAGCTCAAGAGAAACCTGCAAAAAGCCAAAAGCAGCACCACTGCGGTGACTATGTATGTTGGCGCAACTCCTTCCGCACCTCACTCGCATCTACTGGAATTTGGCACAGAGCCTCGCTTTCACGAAAGCGGAAAGTACGTTGGTGCGGTCTCGCCTCGACCGATGTTGACACCTTCCTGGGATGCATTCCGTGGGCAGATCCTAGAGGGACTGGCCGCGTCCTTGCGAGAAGAGATCGAGGCGACCCTGGCGCGCCGCGCAAAGCGAGGCTTCTAA
- a CDS encoding recombinase family protein has translation MASESENQPTRKIGYARVSTADQNPDMQIHELKRYGVPEELIFVDRASGGTMKRPQFMRALRYAQYEGTELVVWKLDRLGRTLGGVLDTLKLLSDRGVTFVSLTERIDTTGPMGKAMIHLLAVFAELERDLIVERTKAGIERAKERGDVGGRPKAMTPERVAKAEEMLAAGERGNTVWKAMKELDGPTISRAAYYAWQKEWDAGHRAPDIVGE, from the coding sequence GTGGCGTCCGAATCCGAGAACCAGCCGACACGCAAGATCGGATACGCTCGCGTCTCCACTGCCGACCAAAACCCGGATATGCAGATCCATGAGCTGAAGCGGTACGGCGTCCCAGAGGAATTGATCTTTGTGGACCGGGCCAGCGGCGGCACCATGAAGCGACCCCAGTTCATGAGGGCGCTGAGGTATGCCCAATATGAAGGGACGGAGCTGGTCGTCTGGAAGCTGGACCGCCTTGGGCGGACCCTTGGCGGCGTGCTGGATACGCTCAAGCTGCTGTCAGACCGCGGCGTTACCTTCGTCAGCCTGACGGAGCGGATCGACACCACGGGCCCTATGGGCAAGGCTATGATCCACCTTCTGGCCGTCTTCGCCGAACTGGAGCGAGACCTGATCGTGGAGCGCACCAAGGCCGGGATCGAGCGGGCGAAAGAGCGCGGCGACGTGGGTGGCCGACCAAAGGCTATGACGCCGGAGCGGGTTGCCAAGGCAGAGGAAATGCTTGCCGCTGGTGAGCGCGGCAACACGGTCTGGAAGGCGATGAAGGAACTCGATGGGCCGACGATCAGCCGGGCGGCATACTACGCCTGGCAGAAGGAATGGGACGCGGGCCACCGCGCCCCGGATATCGTTGGAGAGTGA
- a CDS encoding DUF4376 domain-containing protein, producing the protein MTYALVRDGVLIQYPYSLEDLRRDNPRLSLPLTLPSFKLAEYGMLPVLIAERPTQAMDETAVLSETPELVEGQWVLGWTVRAKTPEEVAAERQKMRARVNAERARRLVAGTKVTVTGNGPVALSGRDEDTRNLQGLAFAAQLRLADGNTTHQTTFRDAENVDHVLTPAQVLEMWSLGSAWIEQVYAASWALKDTQGGIPADYANDGYWPQ; encoded by the coding sequence ATGACTTACGCTTTGGTTCGAGACGGCGTCTTGATTCAATACCCTTATTCCCTCGAAGACCTTCGTCGCGACAACCCTCGCTTGAGCCTGCCGCTCACCCTTCCCAGCTTCAAGCTGGCAGAGTATGGCATGCTCCCGGTCTTGATCGCAGAGCGACCCACCCAAGCGATGGACGAAACGGCAGTTCTGTCAGAGACTCCTGAGCTTGTAGAAGGGCAATGGGTTCTTGGCTGGACGGTGCGGGCAAAGACACCCGAAGAGGTCGCAGCCGAACGCCAAAAAATGCGAGCAAGGGTAAACGCAGAACGTGCTCGACGTCTGGTCGCTGGCACGAAAGTGACCGTGACCGGTAACGGCCCTGTGGCCCTTTCGGGGCGCGACGAAGATACACGGAACCTTCAGGGTCTCGCTTTCGCGGCACAGCTTCGGTTGGCAGATGGCAATACCACGCACCAGACCACTTTCAGGGACGCCGAGAACGTCGATCACGTTCTGACGCCCGCGCAGGTACTGGAAATGTGGTCCTTGGGCTCTGCATGGATCGAACAGGTCTATGCCGCGAGTTGGGCGCTGAAGGACACGCAAGGCGGCATCCCGGCAGACTACGCCAATGACGGGTATTGGCCGCAGTAA
- a CDS encoding glycoside hydrolase family 108 protein, translating into MQKNFDRSLDWVLAHEGGYVNHPKDPGGATNMGVTQRTYDADLRRRQLSSRSVKLITMEEVKAIYRSQYWDKVGGDELPGGLDYCVFDFAVNSGVSRAVKFMQRQLGVKADGIVGVNTMEAVDRADVEGLIQSICQARFSWLKKLRHWGTFGRGWTRRVMGESLGVQARDTGVIDRAVYLHRELAVIHAPSYREDGSGARAEDGERSLSATVKELITSGKGWTNGGALGGGAIALTQLQGPVAYAVAAALLIAAVTVALYFLRSQEAAA; encoded by the coding sequence ATGCAGAAGAACTTCGACCGAAGCCTTGATTGGGTTCTGGCCCATGAAGGCGGTTATGTGAACCATCCCAAGGATCCGGGGGGAGCCACGAATATGGGCGTCACTCAGCGCACATATGATGCCGATCTGCGTCGTCGTCAGCTCTCATCTCGCAGCGTCAAACTGATCACCATGGAAGAGGTGAAGGCGATCTATCGCAGCCAATACTGGGACAAGGTGGGTGGCGATGAGCTTCCCGGGGGCTTGGACTACTGCGTCTTTGACTTCGCGGTAAATAGCGGTGTTTCGCGCGCAGTGAAGTTCATGCAGCGCCAGCTGGGCGTCAAGGCTGATGGGATTGTCGGCGTGAACACCATGGAAGCCGTAGACCGCGCGGACGTCGAAGGGTTGATCCAGTCTATCTGTCAGGCTCGGTTCTCCTGGCTGAAGAAGCTGCGCCACTGGGGCACGTTTGGCCGCGGCTGGACACGCCGGGTGATGGGGGAAAGCCTCGGCGTTCAGGCGCGCGACACCGGCGTGATCGATCGCGCTGTCTACCTCCATCGCGAACTTGCCGTCATTCACGCGCCGTCCTATCGCGAGGATGGTTCGGGAGCCCGCGCCGAAGACGGTGAACGGAGCCTGTCTGCCACGGTCAAGGAGCTAATCACGTCTGGCAAGGGGTGGACCAATGGCGGCGCTTTGGGTGGCGGCGCAATCGCCCTCACACAGCTTCAAGGCCCTGTTGCCTATGCCGTGGCCGCTGCGCTGCTGATTGCCGCTGTGACCGTCGCTCTGTACTTCCTGCGGTCGCAGGAGGCTGCGGCATGA
- a CDS encoding DUF3168 domain-containing protein — protein MEEHLYSTLSDALSCPVKWGFFSDGETMPRVTMTRMSGKRYHTLNSKGLMQGSTQIDCWGATYNQAIGASREVRALLEGYRGGPIVSALLTAIRDSNSGDASAAHRVSLTFAITYRD, from the coding sequence ATGGAAGAGCACCTGTATTCAACTCTCTCCGACGCCCTGAGTTGCCCGGTGAAGTGGGGCTTCTTCAGCGATGGGGAGACCATGCCACGCGTGACCATGACCCGTATGTCGGGGAAGCGCTACCACACCCTGAACAGCAAGGGGCTGATGCAAGGCTCCACTCAGATCGACTGCTGGGGCGCGACCTATAATCAAGCTATCGGCGCGTCTCGTGAAGTCCGGGCTTTACTGGAAGGATACCGCGGCGGCCCGATCGTCAGTGCGCTTCTCACTGCGATCCGAGACAGCAACAGCGGCGATGCCTCGGCTGCACACCGGGTCTCTCTGACATTCGCGATCACTTATCGCGACTGA